One stretch of Malus domestica chromosome 14, GDT2T_hap1 DNA includes these proteins:
- the LOC139191318 gene encoding uncharacterized protein codes for MYVKKRRGETKRRREGQTAQSEQERGRSWANQKEKKVEDQSEGEERREMRESGERGKRRKRVILDPCDPCLQTDGFSPFSFNFPTNWIKDLEQSPSIDLDGGVDLKDELKTPNSRVLHGFGKIGALPGQIGLGFRRRSS; via the exons atgtatgtgaaGAAAAGAAGAGGAGAAACAAAAAGGAGGAGAGAAGGGCAAACTGCCCAATCGGAacaggagagagggaggagTTGGGCCAaccagaaagaaaagaaggtgGAGGACCAATCAGAGggagaagaaaggagggaaatgagggagagtGGTGAACGGGGGAAAAGGAGGAAACGGGTCATCCTTGACCCGTGCGACCCGTGCCTTCAAACCGACGGTTTCTCGCCGTTCTCGTTCAATTTTCCGACGAATTGGATCAAG gacctggaacaaagcccaagcattgaTTTGGACGGTGGAGTTGATTTGAAGGACGAATTGaaaacacccaattctagggttcttcacgggtTTGGCAAAATTGGAgctcttccaggccaaattggccttggcttcag acgccgatcgtcatga